tcgatctctccctatctcgatggtcccttcaatatcgagatgtggagaggcgactgtacatAGACTACGAGCAGTATCCCTCCCGACTTCGGCGGAACATATGATtgattatcagactaaggccggagtggtctgtgctgcacataaaagtcttctccattcagctcggtccatggttgcacttcgccaaccacgcagtctgcggagggtccgcaaatcattctccacctgatcgatccaccttgcccgctgtgcacctcgccttcttgttcccgtcgtaTTGTTAtccagaaccattttcaccggattactgtccgacattttggctacgtgcccggcccaccgcagtcttccaattttcgcggtgtgaacgatggatggttcttccaacagctgatgcaactcgtggttcattcgcctcctccacgtccGCCATGTGCACCCAacaatagatggtacgcaacactttcctttcgaaaactcccagtgcgcgttggtcatccacgagcatcgtccaagtctcgtgcccgtagagaactaccggtcttatgagcgttttgtagatagtcagtttggtacggcggcgaactctattcgatcggagcgtcttgcggagtccaaagtacgtacgatttccagccactatgcgtctccgaatttctctgctggtatcgttatcggcggtcaccagtgagcccaagtacacgaattcttcaaccacctcgatttcgtcaccaccgatagaaacttgtggtgggtggcttacattgacctctcttgagcttcttcctatcatgtacttcgtcttcgacgtgttgatgactagtccaatccgtttagcttcgcttttcagtctggtgtaggtttcctccatcctctcaaagatacgtgccatgatatcaatgtcgtcggcgaaaccaaataactggacggacttcgtgaaaatcataccactcgtatcaatccctgcccttcgtattactccctccaaagcgatgttgaatatcagacacgaaagaccatcaccttgccataaACCTGTaaacgtttcgaagggactcgagaatgcccctgaaactcgaactacacacaatcacatcacccgatccatcgtcgtcttgatcaaccgtatcagtttatccggaaatccgttttcgtgcattaactgccatagctggtcccgatcgattgtatcatatgcggctttgaagtcgataaatagatgatgtgtgggcacgttgtattcgcggcatttctacaATACCtggacgtatggcgaacacctggtctgttttagagcgttcacccataaatcccgcctggtactgccccacgaactctcttgcaattggtgttagtcggcggcataaaatttgggagagtaccttgtaggcggcgtttagcaatgtgattgcgcggtaattgctacaatccagcttatcgccctttttgtagatgggacacacgacaccttccatccactcctgcggcagaacctcatcctcccgaaccttggtaatcacccagtgctgcgctctagccagtacctcaccaccgtgtttaaacagctctcctggtagttggtcaactggagattcggagccggaagtcgcatgtcctgcgcgcgtgctcctaggttcattaccataccgccaccgttgtctgccatatcgccattcaggtgctcttcgtagtgctgccgccacctttggatcacctcacgctcgtttgtaagaaggttctcgtatatgtccttacacatattgggctgtggcacgtggcccttacgtgaacggttcaacttctcatagaactttcgtgcgttattaacgcggtacagttcctccgtttcttcacggtctcgatcttcctgctggcgctttttcctccggaaaatcgagttttgtctgttccgcgcccgtttgtatcgtgtctcgttggccctcgtgcggtgttgcagcaatctcgcccatgctgcattcttctcctcaactaaccgcttttttttgtgtctttattaagaagactttcagcccgaggctggctcgtctccgctcaactaactgctcacattcaccgtcataccagtcatttctctgatccggagctaCCGTGCCTactgcagcggttgcggtgcttccaatggcggatcgaatatctctccagccatcttcaagagacgctgcgcctagctgctcttccgtggggagtgccacttccagctgctgcgcgtagtcttgggctagttaCCGTTTTGCAGCCGCCCAATGctggacgactccgacgcgtgttgtacaccgtcaagACTTTTGGGcgtagacatactgcaacgaggtagtggtcggtttcaatattcgcactgcggtgagtgcggacgttcgtgatgtcggagaaaaattcaccgtcgattagaacgtggtcgatttggttttccgttacttgattaggtgatttccatgtggccttgtgaatattcttgcgggggaagaaagtgcttcggactaccattccgcgggaggctgcaaagttagATGCATaccgttggccgttgtcgttcgatacggtatgcagtcTATcgggtccgatgaccggtctatacatttcctcccttcctacctgagcgttcatgtcaccgatgacgattttgacgtcccgcagtgggcatccatacccaagtaacaccaagcattataatattgcacatatatcaatcacaaatcggcatgctaaatgctaattgcattagatctgttttaacgatgtgttgttgcatttatttatcaactgtcagacaacgatactctaaatcagcagtacgaatgcagcgatacattactggtgctttatttcaacatgccaaagtaatgaaccattaattcgatcttataattgcccttttccactttaagtcaacttttagtgctgtgttttttacatgcatatatagcttcatggttacttgggtagtatGCATGCTCCAGCTgtacatagaacgcttctttctcgtcgtcgggtctcccttcgtgtgggcagtgcacgttgatgatgctatagttgaagaaacggccttttatcctcagcttgcacatccttgcgttgattggctgccacccaatcacgcgttggcgcatctttccaagcactatgaagccggttcccagctcgttggtggtgccacagctttggtagaaggtagccgctcgatgcccgcttttccacactttctgtcctgtccagcaaatctcctgtagcgccacgacgtcgaagttgcggggatgtaaatcatcgtagatcatcctgtcgcaacctgcgaaacctagtgacttgcagttccatgttccaagcttccaatcgtgatcctttattcgtcgcctaggttgccgattgtatcgagtcgtattatcttctatgtcgttcgtaatggttgtttttaaaggaggcttattgggcctgcgcaaacctcctgtctcgttggagggccgtcgtgtcagggctgtttagcgtcccacctaacaccaggacttatgcttgtgcgctttgagcggcgcacggtcgctttggcggagcctacttgcggatacatgcagttttttatagaggtttaacagggcccactgtcaaaccccaccacatcctaggcaggcgccacaactcgcagatggcctgtggagggatcgtcaagcccttggacatagtccctgctgcccgtggGCTTCCGTACGGAATCTTTTAGAGATTTCAAAAGAACGGAACCTTTCTAaaatttcggacgaaatccGTTTGGGTTTCGGAACGGAAAAATTTTTGGCTTCCGAACGCAATCCATTTGAGTTTTTGATcggaatccttttgggtttCCTAACGGAATCCttctgaaataattttgaaCAACCCAAGAGAATTCAATTCAGAATCCAAAAAACAATTCCATATGGAAGCCCTAAAGGATtattaaaaaaacccagattaatccacctagcggcgatggtgcctttctcgtgcatcgtgaaatgtactgaaaaaatcacataggaaatgtcaaaaaagcactttagggggatagatcgcatattttctatcattttgcatgtttttgcattaattactatgcatttccaccattcttgaaaaaaattttttttttcgattttgaattttttttccaaggggggacccttgggaaaaaacaatgatttttcaataattccgaaatgcaatgtccgatcgggccaattttcaatagcaaacaatgggaccgcattccccgtcgaatgtaacttgttgcgagtaaatcgggtaatgctaagttccaaaaagtgtgtctacaaaatttgtacacatacacacatacacacacacatacatacatacatacacacaaacagacatcacctcaattcgtcgagctgagtcgattggtatataacactatgggtctccgagccttctatcaaaagtttggttttggagtgaaattataacctttacgtatacttagtatacgagaaaggcaaaaataaaggTAACGGAGCTCCTTTGGAAAAACCAAATGATTTACGTCCAATTATGTATAAAAAAAGGCGCGGCGCACATCGACCAAGGTAGACGGAGTgagccacttcggccttagtctgacaataaataaatgatgAATATCTTCAAGATTATTTGTTTTCACTATTTCAGAAAATCCACCGAGGATTCCGCTTTCGATGCGAGGAATGTCCGGGCGAGGTACTCTTCAGGGAAATAACCGAAGCGCAGAATCACGTCGATGACCAACATGACATCAATTTGCAGCCATGTCCCAAATGTGAAAACAGTTTCAACGAATTCAACTTGCGGAAACATCTGAGAGAAGTTCACGCCGAAATTCAACACTACAAATGTACGCTATGTGAAGATCAACGACAGTTCGATGATCGTGACTCTTACGAATTGCATATTCAGGTAAAATTCCAACTAAGGAATTAAACTTAGGTGATGATAAAATCAGCCAAATTTCAGAATCAACATCAAGgtcatagggtaaaatgccatATTTGTCATCGAACGTTGAAGAGCAAACTTAAGCCTCATATCGACTACATTCACTCGGAAGGGACGGCTACGTGTTACATCTGCGACAAAGAGTACAGCAACAAGTACAAACTATTGAGGCACTTGAAGTGCCACATGGACCCCAAGGTTCCGGGAGCGACCGTACGCTGTGAACGATGCGACGAGACGTTCGAAAGCGTTGTCAAATTGAATTACCACAAGGCGAAGCATCAAACGAAAGTCTTCCAGTGCGATAAGTGCTCCAAGATGTTCTACCGACAGGAAGCCCTGGCGCAACATCAGAAAACTCACGACGAGCGGCGGGACGGACTGTGCTGTGGAATTTGTGGAAGCGTGTTCAAATATCCATCTTTGCTCCGAAGGCACATGGAAAGTCATAAGGGGCTAGGAGCACTGGGTGATCATAACACAAATGAAGAGTGTTCATCAAAAGGCTCTTGAACTGATGATAATTTTGTTAAATGCCATAATACATCGAGACTGATATTTACACATTTTCAATAAGTATGTGATATATCAACATTCCAATTATACAAAATATGTATAAGTCAATTTAATAATATGAGAGGAAAATACAGAATTGTAAGACCTGCAATTCATTTTCCTTTTTATTCGActacaaaacaaaatcattaactaATAGGTATATTATAATCAATAGAATTAAAAGAAAAGATTCtgataatttttataatttagcTAATCTGTTATCCAACTTATGTCGCCTCGGTATGCGTAGCCAAATGTTTTGCGTATTTTTCCTTTCCTTTAATCACCACATTACAAACCGAGCAAGTCATTCGCTGATGAACATATTTGCCCTTCATATGGTAGTACAATCCTGCGCTAGTTTCAAACTTCTTATCACACAGCGTACAGGGAATTGTTTTATGCAAGTGCCGATCCGGGTCATGGGTTTTGGCATGAGCCACCAGGAGGTAGTTATGCTTGAATCTACGGTCGCAAACCTCACAAACATGTTTCCCAGACGTATCAGGAACCTCTTTACGTTTCGCCCGACCGGAGCTTTTCTGATGGGTTTTCATGTGCAAATCGAGACCCAACTTCCGCTTGAATAAACGTCCGCACTCTTCGCAGACGAGTTTCCCAGTTGTATCGTGGGTGACCAGATGTTGCTTGAGATCTCCCGCCAGGTGGAATTGTTTCGGACATTTGGGACACTTTATCGAGGCTTCGGTGTGGAATTTTAACCTGTGGTATCGGAACAGGTACTTGTTGGGCAAACACAATCCACAAAGGTGACAGACGACCGATTTGACTTTATGAAGCTTGGCTATGTGGCTCAGTAGAAGCGTTCTGGTGCGAAATGATTTCGAGCATTCCGTGCATTTGGAAGGCTCGGGTTTATTCACTTTTGCAGCATTTCTGAGTGCTTTTGTGCTTACCTTGCATTGCAATCCGGCGTGGACCAACAAGTGCTTGCGATTGCGAAAGGTTTTACCGCAATCTGGACATTGCAAGTGGCGACCGTCATGGGCTTCATGAATATGATTCCAGTATAAATTCTCCTGGTACGATTTATCATCTTCACACAGTGTGCAAGTATATATCTTTTCAAATGATCTTAATTCCCGATTAAATTCTGACGGACTTTCACGGTCTGCTGCGGTCTGGTGACAATCGAGGTGTTTTTCCAATCCGTCTTTTGAAACGTATCGCTCATTACATACAACGCACTCAAATATAAGTCTCCCCAAGCACATCTTCTCATGCTCCTGCTTTTTACCTCGTTCATAGCCTTCCATACAAATGCCACAACTATGAGTGAAACCATCATGTTCGTCTTGAACATGCTGATCGAACTGCTTTGCTCCTTTGAAGAATAAGAGACATATCCGGCAACGATTGATCTTTTCCTCTGGATGGCATATGTCCATGTGGGCTGCCATGGCTCGGCGGTTGTTACATCGCTCATCACAAAAAGAGCATTTCAATTTGCCCTTTTCCAGTGGTTCCGGTTTCGGCTCCGGATTAGCAGCAGGTTGATCTTCTTCGCTCGAATTTACTTCGGAAACAAATTGAAATTCTCCTGGTTCGGATTTTATACTGACATTATCTTCCGAGAGGTATTCTTCCTCTCGTTTGATCGAAATGGGTAGATCCTCTTGCGTTTCATTTTCCAACGTTGGATCACATTTGATAACTATATGGGCCTTGGAGTCATCACTGTCACCGCTTGGATCATTTCCCAATTCCGCTGTGAACAGATCATTTAGACATCTTTTGCAAAGGCGATGCTCTTCGGCTAAATCGGCTTCAATCTAGGGTACAGGTTGATGAAATTTAGCAGAGGTTACGAATAGAATCATACAAATCGGAAATACTCACCAGAGTTAACTTTTCATCTGATTCATAGCAAATAGTACAATTCATCATTTTACCTAACATAGATAAAATCCCCTCAACAACCTGAAACGTAGATGGGATTGgtacaaaaagttaaaaattagTTCCCTTCCTGGGGAAATAAATCCTGACAAACAAAatcacttatttttatttatatagataTATAAATTGCTTTTGCTTTTATAGCAAGTGTTTGAATGTTCTTCAGTGCTCAGATTTTAACAGCCAATTTCTTCTAAtgcgaaataaataaaaaaaaagcacaAGAAGTTCATGCACAGTACTGGTTATActaaaaatttatataaaaatcacGAGAGGGTTGTggaattttctcagaaatttcTGAGAAAAATATATCGAATGGAAAcactgtaaaaaaatggattttgtaAATAAATGGAAAATACGAACTCGGCTCTTAGATAGTGAATTTTTACTTTACCATGCCATCGcctatcattattattattatttatctttattaacgagattttcggcccttggcCGGCTCCTCTCGATCGCCTATCATCTTTCGATGCTATAAAATCCGATTCTCTACTATGGCATACCTCGAACATTTCCATTACGTGTGTTAAACAGACACAACACTACCAGCATAAAGCTGAcatatttgtcatattttccacttctcTTCCATTATTGGCTTTACTCAGTCTTACTCCGCGTTATGCTGCTTCGATTTTGCCTAGTCAGTCTTCTACGGATCCTACCGAAAGCACATTGCATTAATCGTCGTCACCGCTACAGTCCCGTTCTACAGTCATTCTCCGAACCGTTTTGCATAAATTAGGTATACcggaattaaatttaaatatgtATTAATCGTCGCATAAATTACTAACTTGACAACCGGATTTCATTATTAGTTTCCGCATACGAAGAGCGTGAGTAAACATAAGTGTAGCATAAGGGCCTTCTCTTATGTCGGCACACACTTCCCTCAATCCAATCCACGCATTCGCATATTGTCTGCAGTCTGCTATATCTGTTGGATTACGCTACCTACGTACGAATTCTGTGTGAGTGCCGTGGCCTTTGTACAGCATAAGTTTTCTTCACATGTGAACCCTTGCCGACAAATTCAAGAGTCCGGATTGTCGCTTGCTGCGTGATTGCGAGGAAAAGGCGCATAATTGTCGGGCTCTGGTGTGATCGAAGCAACCTTTCGACTCGTTCCCGGACCTAATCGATAAATCGTAGCAAGACTCCACCGGTGGGGACGCATGATCGGTTGTGATATTGAGCAAAACACAGGTTGTGGCTTCACGTGCTGTGCATTTTGGTTAGCGAAAGTGATATAATCCGAGGCCCGCTCAGCTCGTCGCCTCTCCATCCATTTCTAATCTCCGGCGACGACGATATAATAACAAACCACTTTGTGGCGAAAAAACAAATTATATAAGATcgcgtgtgttattagcgttgCGAACATCGTGCATCGTCAATTTTCTACGTTTTGAAAATATCAGCAGATCAATGAAATGCGCATTTTAAGTGGATATAAAAAATCTATGTCAATAAAAGGCACCCTGCTGTGAGAGCGAAACGAAGCGGAAGAGTCTATAATACTACGAGAGGAACACAAACCGCATATACAGTTGTGTGTTAATTTTAGAGGTCGCCTACTGCAGTTTCGAGGCCGCGTCGCTATCGATAGATCCGACCGAGTTGAAGTTGTGACAAAAAGTAAAAAGCAGTTCAAAGGTTTCTCATCGTGGAACAACAACTACGAGGATGCTGAACCCGGTGGAAGCGCTGGCAAATGCATCTGGAGCATCGCAACCTGCCATTCGGCTGATACTTTCCGTACTAGCATGTGAGTAATGTAATACAATAATATTGACTTATTTGTTGACGGGAAGAAAATGGAAACACGTTAAATAAAATGCTCCAACGTTCTGCTGAGGTGTCACGTTGGTCAACAAAGCGCAGCTATGATAGCTGATATAGCTCTAGAACCTCTGTTTTGAGTGAGTGTGGGTGTATCGTTGCTGTATCATAAATATGAAACGAGGGCTCGTAAAACTAATGTCGTCATAGAGCTGTTGACTCATTTAATTTGGATCTATTTGGATTAGACTGCATCACCGTGGTGCCAGTTTTGTTGTATATTTCCTTATTTCAgggttacgactacgcggattttgCTATTTTCGCGGATTTTCATAACGATTTTCTggtttcgcgcggatttagttttaggtggaaatttaataaaatgcCGAATCTAaggaagtttatttgaaaattagttttatgtctatCTAGATTAGATGAgctttattttcattaatatttcAATCGCGATCTTTGATTTGATGCAGATGCCTCATTTTAATAAGTTCTTCCGCAGAAAGTCGTTCAAGaattagaagatgattctcaaaagttatttctggcagatttttttgtgatattttcggATAACTCCGATAGTATTTTACAGGATtaccaacagaaaacgaaaaaaatccaTGAGGACCGTATCCTTGTATTAACtcattgtaaataaattttcacagcttaaagaggatttctgcagcatttaaaatccgaaaaatgctacagaaatttttggaggaatttccgcggaatttcttgGAGCGGTGACCGCAGAAATGACTataaaaatccaaaagaatgCTACCAAAAGAATTATAGCGAAGATCACAAGAATTTCTGCAAAAACGCTTCAAAAAGTGCACCGGGAGTTTTTCCACAGTCATcaatcaatttctgcaagaatttctaaagcgatttccgcaggaattcatgaaaggatttctgcaagtaagctctgaagctctataaaggaaaaaaatcatttttttcaaaatcaaaatcttttttttttactaattttatttgctaattatctaatgcATGCATTCatttcttagactaggtgttccgtgttttcttaacactatcatccttatttgctatgtcatatttttagttattattaccGTGCACGCACCATACTTTGCGCAGTTAAGGAAATATAAAATTGAATCAACTCGTACAACTTACAGAAAGTAGCTATCTGCCTGAAATAGTTTCCATGCTgtagtattattattatattattgtttgagaactaaatttggtacaaaaatctaaaataaatagtaaattgaacttcaaagcagaccccttattatatgcctaactttgcgcacataacttggaaaatttctaacacgAAGCAAGCGTCtatcatacaatttttcatccaaattttattttttcggcTAATACTACTATTACAATTTATGTTCATTCCATTTGTAGGCATATTTGAGCATATTTGAGAATATGAGGATGCCCGgcattattttcttatgattCGACATACTTAGTATGTTTTCACGTCTGTTGGTGTATGTACAGCCTCATTTATGTACATTGGCCACAGCTAACAAAAGTACTTTTTTGCGTAAACCCTATTCCGACGAGGTATatcataaatgttgaaattatcgaagaaatacgagttgtgcgcaaaattaggtacactgtattgaaaaattgttcctAACATTGCGCATCATCTATTTTAAAGAGAAATGTAAATAACTAACCAAATTCTCATGAGATGGCTTctacaatattataattattgggTCCATGTGTAATCAGTTGTCAGCGAatgtaaaaatttacaaaaaatacagtttttcgggTAAACCGTCACTTGTCATTTGTGCTAAGAACACgccattttggtcattttcactgttttcagtacaagtttcgactattaaaatgaaaaatatgtcATTTAACAGCGAAAAAATGCATGCACTGTTATGATAACATGTATATTGTGCTGACAAGTAATAATTATATTTCGAAATGCAATTTTAACGCATTCTATTACAAAAATATCCGCAAAATGCGCAAAGTTAGGAGCTGCGCAAAGTTGGGTGCGTGCACggtaatacatttcaattgcctctgggcAGTTcgttcctctggttgaattgaaccatgtaggaattacaatgttttcaacttaaactaaacttaacct
The nucleotide sequence above comes from Armigeres subalbatus isolate Guangzhou_Male chromosome 3, GZ_Asu_2, whole genome shotgun sequence. Encoded proteins:
- the LOC134227407 gene encoding zinc finger protein 275-like isoform X1, with product MEMFEVVEGILSMLGKMMNCTICYESDEKLTLIEADLAEEHRLCKRCLNDLFTAELGNDPSGDSDDSKAHIVIKCDPTLENETQEDLPISIKREEEYLSEDNVSIKSEPGEFQFVSEVNSSEEDQPAANPEPKPEPLEKGKLKCSFCDERCNNRRAMAAHMDICHPEEKINRCRICLLFFKGAKQFDQHVQDEHDGFTHSCGICMEGYERGKKQEHEKMCLGRLIFECVVCNERYVSKDGLEKHLDCHQTAADRESPSEFNRELRSFEKIYTCTLCEDDKSYQENLYWNHIHEAHDGRHLQCPDCGKTFRNRKHLLVHAGLQCKVSTKALRNAAKVNKPEPSKCTECSKSFRTRTLLLSHIAKLHKVKSVVCHLCGLCLPNKYLFRYHRLKFHTEASIKCPKCPKQFHLAGDLKQHLVTHDTTGKLVCEECGRLFKRKLGLDLHMKTHQKSSGRAKRKEVPDTSGKHVCEVCDRRFKHNYLLVAHAKTHDPDRHLHKTIPCTLCDKKFETSAGLYYHMKGKYVHQRMTCSVCNVVIKGKEKYAKHLATHTEAT
- the LOC134227407 gene encoding zinc finger protein 275-like isoform X2, which gives rise to MLGKMMNCTICYESDEKLTLIEADLAEEHRLCKRCLNDLFTAELGNDPSGDSDDSKAHIVIKCDPTLENETQEDLPISIKREEEYLSEDNVSIKSEPGEFQFVSEVNSSEEDQPAANPEPKPEPLEKGKLKCSFCDERCNNRRAMAAHMDICHPEEKINRCRICLLFFKGAKQFDQHVQDEHDGFTHSCGICMEGYERGKKQEHEKMCLGRLIFECVVCNERYVSKDGLEKHLDCHQTAADRESPSEFNRELRSFEKIYTCTLCEDDKSYQENLYWNHIHEAHDGRHLQCPDCGKTFRNRKHLLVHAGLQCKVSTKALRNAAKVNKPEPSKCTECSKSFRTRTLLLSHIAKLHKVKSVVCHLCGLCLPNKYLFRYHRLKFHTEASIKCPKCPKQFHLAGDLKQHLVTHDTTGKLVCEECGRLFKRKLGLDLHMKTHQKSSGRAKRKEVPDTSGKHVCEVCDRRFKHNYLLVAHAKTHDPDRHLHKTIPCTLCDKKFETSAGLYYHMKGKYVHQRMTCSVCNVVIKGKEKYAKHLATHTEAT
- the LOC134227411 gene encoding zinc finger protein 2-like, whose protein sequence is MSDINQSSEAERIRCWICPAKFFESEQQYQDHSEKIHRGFRFRCEECPGEVLFREITEAQNHVDDQHDINLQPCPKCENSFNEFNLRKHLREVHAEIQHYKCTLCEDQRQFDDRDSYELHIQNQHQGHRVKCHICHRTLKSKLKPHIDYIHSEGTATCYICDKEYSNKYKLLRHLKCHMDPKVPGATVRCERCDETFESVVKLNYHKAKHQTKVFQCDKCSKMFYRQEALAQHQKTHDERRDGLCCGICGSVFKYPSLLRRHMESHKGLGALGDHNTNEECSSKGS